A region of Microbacterium suwonense DNA encodes the following proteins:
- a CDS encoding Fur family transcriptional regulator — translation MAQRNTWQRERVRDALADARGFVSAQTLHADLRQANTGIGLATVYRALAGLAASGDADSLQSPEGEALYRACSTQGHHHHLICRACGRAVEIEARDVEQWAQRTASAYGFRDAEHVVDIFGLCTECADRRDREAGAGAAE, via the coding sequence ATGGCTCAGCGGAATACCTGGCAGCGGGAGCGCGTGCGCGACGCACTCGCCGACGCGCGCGGCTTCGTGAGCGCGCAGACGCTGCACGCCGACCTGCGTCAGGCGAATACCGGAATCGGCCTGGCCACCGTGTATCGTGCGCTGGCAGGGCTCGCGGCATCCGGCGACGCCGACTCGCTGCAGAGCCCGGAGGGCGAGGCCCTCTACCGGGCCTGCTCCACGCAGGGGCACCACCACCACCTGATCTGCCGCGCCTGCGGCAGGGCGGTGGAGATCGAGGCCAGGGACGTCGAGCAGTGGGCTCAGCGCACCGCATCCGCCTACGGCTTCCGCGACGCCGAGCACGTCGTCGACATCTTCGGACTGTGCACCGAGTGCGCCGACCGCCGCGATCGCGAGGCAGGCGCCGGAGCGGCGGAGTGA